One Acidobacteriota bacterium genomic window carries:
- the clpB gene encoding ATP-dependent chaperone ClpB, which translates to MNPERMTLKTIDALQNAQQLAAGAGHAEWTSLHLLAALTSQSEGIVTPILQRLGVDPAGIQNAVQQELATFPTVAGGAEPQTSRQLAETLKQADGLRQEFGDEYLSTEHLLLAMTRGNDRAGETLKRFGATEKGVLSALRDVRGDRRVTDSSPEDKLQALRKYARDLTELAREGKLDPVIGRDDEIRRTMQVLSRRTKNNPVLIGEPGVGKTAIAEGLARRIADGDVPESLKDRSLLALDLGALVAGAKFRGEFEDRLKSVLKEIQDSDGNNLLFIDELHTLVGAGAAEGAMDAANLLKPALARGELRCIGATTLAEYRKYIEKDSALERRFQPVKVGEPSVPDTISILRGLKERYEVHHGVRIQDAALVAAATLSDRYIRDRFLPDKAIDLIDEAAALLKMQIDSVPTEIDELQRKTLQLEVEKQALSQESDRASRDRLAAIESELADLNEQLIAMKQRWDNEKSAIHEVQEINKRIEKTREETEKAERASALERAAELRYGEIPELESRRTELNACLEELQKDGAMLSEEVTDENIATVVAEWSGIPTAKLLEGEVEKLIHLEDHLHCRVIGQNEAVTAAATAVRRARAGLKDPARPVGTFLFLGPTGVGKTELAKALAESLFGDERALVRLDMSEYSERHSVARMIGSPPGYVGHDEGGQLTEAVRRRPYSVILFDEIEKAHSEIFNVLLQVLDDGRLTDGKGRTVDFRNTILILSSNVQPDALQHTFRPEFLNRLDSTIEFESLGRDALSQIVDLQISRFAGILSERGLSLEVSDAARGRLAEWGYDPAFGARPLKRAIQKWLLDPLSLDLLEGKFLAGDTVRVDVATDGESLALSTGELTRT; encoded by the coding sequence ATGAACCCAGAACGAATGACGCTCAAGACCATTGACGCGCTCCAGAACGCCCAGCAACTCGCGGCGGGCGCCGGCCACGCGGAGTGGACGTCCCTGCATCTCCTGGCCGCGCTGACCTCTCAGAGCGAAGGGATCGTCACACCGATCCTGCAGCGACTGGGAGTCGATCCCGCCGGAATTCAGAACGCCGTTCAACAAGAACTCGCGACCTTTCCAACGGTCGCGGGCGGAGCGGAACCACAGACCTCCCGACAGCTCGCGGAGACACTGAAACAGGCCGACGGGCTCCGCCAGGAGTTCGGCGACGAGTACCTGTCGACGGAGCATCTGCTCCTGGCAATGACACGCGGGAATGACCGTGCCGGCGAGACGCTCAAGCGATTTGGTGCGACGGAGAAGGGTGTCCTCTCGGCACTCCGCGACGTGCGCGGCGACCGCCGGGTCACCGACTCGAGTCCCGAGGACAAACTTCAGGCTTTACGAAAATACGCCCGCGACCTGACGGAACTGGCGCGGGAGGGCAAGCTCGATCCCGTGATCGGGCGGGATGACGAGATCCGTCGCACGATGCAGGTCTTGTCCCGCAGGACCAAGAACAACCCGGTCCTGATTGGCGAGCCGGGTGTGGGCAAGACGGCGATTGCCGAGGGGCTCGCCAGACGAATCGCGGACGGCGACGTCCCGGAGTCGCTAAAAGATCGCTCGTTGCTGGCCCTCGACCTGGGGGCGCTCGTGGCGGGAGCGAAGTTTCGAGGTGAGTTCGAGGATCGCCTGAAGTCGGTCCTGAAGGAGATTCAGGACTCCGACGGCAACAACCTCCTGTTCATCGATGAGCTGCACACTCTGGTCGGCGCGGGCGCGGCGGAAGGCGCGATGGATGCAGCCAACCTCCTCAAGCCTGCACTCGCACGCGGTGAGCTGCGTTGCATCGGCGCGACCACCCTGGCCGAGTATCGGAAATACATCGAGAAAGACTCGGCGCTAGAGAGACGGTTCCAGCCGGTCAAGGTGGGAGAACCGTCGGTCCCGGATACCATTTCGATCCTTCGCGGTCTCAAGGAACGCTACGAGGTTCACCACGGTGTTCGAATTCAGGATGCCGCCCTCGTGGCCGCAGCAACACTCTCGGATCGCTATATCCGCGACCGGTTCCTCCCCGACAAGGCGATCGATCTCATCGACGAGGCAGCCGCGCTGCTGAAAATGCAGATCGACTCGGTGCCGACCGAGATCGACGAACTGCAGCGTAAGACCCTGCAGCTTGAAGTCGAGAAGCAGGCGCTCTCCCAGGAGAGCGATCGGGCTTCCCGCGACCGTCTCGCCGCGATCGAGTCGGAGCTGGCGGATCTGAATGAACAGCTCATCGCCATGAAGCAGCGGTGGGACAACGAGAAGAGCGCGATCCACGAGGTTCAGGAGATCAACAAGCGCATCGAAAAGACGCGGGAAGAGACCGAGAAGGCGGAACGCGCATCCGCATTGGAGCGGGCCGCCGAGTTGCGGTATGGCGAGATCCCCGAGCTTGAGTCTCGACGTACGGAGCTGAACGCGTGCCTCGAAGAACTCCAGAAAGACGGCGCGATGCTGAGTGAGGAAGTCACCGACGAGAACATCGCCACCGTCGTGGCAGAGTGGTCCGGGATTCCGACCGCGAAGCTCCTCGAGGGCGAGGTCGAGAAGCTGATTCATCTCGAGGACCATCTTCATTGTCGTGTCATCGGACAGAACGAGGCGGTCACGGCCGCTGCAACTGCGGTCCGACGCGCGCGAGCCGGCCTCAAGGACCCTGCCCGGCCGGTCGGTACGTTCTTGTTCCTCGGACCTACCGGCGTCGGCAAGACGGAGCTGGCCAAGGCGCTTGCGGAGAGTCTCTTCGGTGACGAGAGGGCATTGGTCCGACTCGACATGTCGGAGTACTCCGAAAGACACTCGGTAGCCAGAATGATCGGTTCTCCTCCCGGCTACGTCGGTCATGACGAGGGTGGACAGTTGACCGAGGCGGTGCGACGTCGACCGTACTCCGTGATCCTGTTTGACGAGATCGAGAAAGCTCATTCGGAGATCTTCAACGTCCTACTCCAGGTTCTGGACGACGGGCGACTGACGGACGGCAAGGGCCGTACGGTCGATTTCCGCAACACGATCTTGATCCTGTCGTCGAACGTTCAGCCCGACGCCCTTCAACACACGTTCCGACCGGAGTTTCTCAATCGCCTGGACTCGACGATCGAGTTCGAGTCCCTTGGTCGCGACGCGTTGTCGCAGATCGTCGATCTACAGATTTCCCGCTTTGCCGGGATCCTCAGCGAGCGCGGGTTGTCCCTGGAGGTCAGCGACGCGGCGCGAGGCCGGCTGGCGGAATGGGGCTACGACCCGGCGTTCGGCGCGAGGCCGCTGAAGCGGGCGATCCAGAAATGGCTCCTTGATCCACTGTCGTTGGACCTTCTGGAGGGCAAGTTTCTGGCGGGCGATACGGTTCGGGTCGATGTCGCCACCGACGGCGAATCCCTGGCCCTTTCCACCGGGGAACTCACGCGGACATGA